One genomic window of Motacilla alba alba isolate MOTALB_02 chromosome 1, Motacilla_alba_V1.0_pri, whole genome shotgun sequence includes the following:
- the LOC119710193 gene encoding OX-2 membrane glycoprotein-like yields the protein MSLRALVLCLAYSGLGKANVVPQAGHTKVRMGDSVTLSCALTKPMDVLQVTWQKDSEELHDNIATYSETNGLRIQKPYEDRMNFTSLELNKTSITFWDARMDDSGCYKCLFNVFPSGPLSGNTCLSVFGLNASVHHNISEDHLIVICNANGLPEPTITWNNLFNSTPTQKTVKHKNGIVSITSKLEIYNIQSISAQDLICRVSNTNETFEMPVKIKGEEASSLLWLVIIVVLLVVIIVLILIMLFWRKILCRRS from the exons ATGAGTTTACGagctctggttttgtgtttggcATATTCTGGGCTTGGAAAGGCAAATG TGGTTCCGCAAGCTGGACACACAAAAGTGAGGATGGGTGACAGTGTGActctgagctgtgccctgaCAAAACCCATGGATGTTCTGCAAGTGACGTGGCAAAAGGACTCAGAAGAATTACATGATAATATAGCTACATACAGTGAAACGAACGGATTAAGGATTCAGAAGCCCTATGAAGACAGAATGAATTTCACTAGTTTGGAACTCAACAAGACAAGCATAACCTTTTGGGACGCTAGAATGGATGATTCAGGATGTTACAAGTGTCTCTTCAATGTTTTCCCTTCTGGTCCTCTCTCAGGAAATACCTGCCTGAGTGTTTTTG GTCTCAATGCATCTGTCCATCACAACATTTCTGAAGATCATTTGATAGTCATCTGTAATGCTAATGGCCTCCCAGAGCCCACCATCACATGGAACAACCTGTTCAATTCTACTCCTACACAGAAGACAGTCAAGCACAAAAATGGGATTGTGTCCATCACCAGTAAACTGGAAATCTACAATATTCAGAGCATCAGTGCACAGGATTTGATCTGCAGAGTAAGCAacacaaatgaaacatttgaaatgcctgtgaaaataaaaggag aagAGGCATCGTCATTGCTTTGGCTGGTGATTATTGTGGTGCTTTTAGTAGTCATCATAGTTCTGATTCTGATTATGCTGTTCTGGAGGAAGATCCTATGCAGGAGGAGTTGA
- the LOC119703444 gene encoding LOW QUALITY PROTEIN: OX-2 membrane glycoprotein-like (The sequence of the model RefSeq protein was modified relative to this genomic sequence to represent the inferred CDS: inserted 1 base in 1 codon): MRNTFYLLWLCMAVGGGALKERIQSDTIIVAAFGKEVNFYCNFSLSMDVLQVTWQKINGTXFQSMATYSPIHGLRLIGSFQKKVSFTRATPKASAITLQNLTLEDDSYYRCIFNVFRHGSFSKEICLNIQSKFSTNTFSLSGTQFGSDVLRRQKTHGAPRTPAKKTGLQQHLGERASLSLHTPKDQHIPYQNKWLARGGQAGKACRRPHQDINSHVDTLPRAVGMATAAALH, from the exons ATGCGCAACACCTTTTACTTGCTGTGGCTCTGCATGGCTGTAGGTGGAGGCG CTTTGAAGGAGCGCATCCAATCTGATACCATCATCGTAGCTGCCTTTGGGAAAGAAGTAAATTTCTATTGCAACTTCTCACTCTCAATGGATGTTTTGCAAGTTACCtggcagaaaataaatggga TCTTCCAGAGCATGGCCACCTACAGCCCAATACATGGGCTGAGGCTGATAGGGTCATTTCAGAAGAAGGTGTCTTTCACTAGAGCAACCCCAAAGGCCTCAGCTATCACCCTCCAAAATCTCACACTTGAGGATGACTCTTATTACAGATGCATTTTCAACGTGTTCCGTCATGGCTCCTTCAGCAAAGAGATATGCCTCAACATCCAAAGTAAGTTTTCTACTAAcaccttctctctttctggCACTCAGTTTGGGTCTGATGTACTCAGAAG gcagaagacaCATGGTGCACCCAGAACTCCTGCAAAGAAGACAGGCTTACAGCAACACCTAGGTGAGAGAGCCTCTCTGAGCCTGCACACACCAAAAGACCAACACATCCCTTACCAAAACAAG TGGCTGGCTAGGGGTGGCCAGGCAGGCAAGGCTTGCCGCAGGCCGCACCAAGATATCAACAGCCATGTCGACACATTGCCGCGTGCTGTGGGGATGGCCACAGCAGCGGCACTTCACTAA